A single genomic interval of Chitinophaga sp. 180180018-3 harbors:
- a CDS encoding thioredoxin domain-containing protein: MRLKTLLLGGGLLFSSMAWAQNEKELKGKIDMKTLMNDPSTSWFYKGVNSYQPNENMLNYIKSNRSNFNMVVVMSSWDDASREVIPALYKVMITGGSPEEQIVMFAADHKLETDAPVDYKVKKLPTIIIFKDGKEEGRIVGTPKESIEADISRILLSSSKKEKKEKDSE; the protein is encoded by the coding sequence ATGCGTTTGAAAACATTATTATTGGGTGGCGGTTTGTTATTCTCGTCCATGGCGTGGGCACAGAATGAAAAGGAACTGAAGGGTAAAATAGATATGAAGACCCTGATGAATGACCCATCCACTAGCTGGTTCTATAAAGGGGTGAACAGCTACCAGCCCAACGAAAATATGCTCAATTATATTAAATCCAACCGCTCCAACTTCAATATGGTGGTGGTAATGAGCAGCTGGGACGACGCGAGCCGCGAAGTAATCCCGGCGCTGTATAAAGTGATGATCACCGGTGGCAGCCCGGAAGAACAAATAGTGATGTTTGCCGCTGATCACAAGCTGGAAACAGATGCTCCGGTAGATTATAAAGTAAAGAAACTGCCTACCATCATTATATTCAAAGATGGTAAAGAAGAAGGCCGTATCGTAGGCACTCCTAAAGAGTCTATTGAAGCGGATATTTCCCGTATTCTGCTGAGCAGCAGCAAGAAGGAAAAGAAAGAAAAAGATAGCGAATAG
- a CDS encoding MerR family transcriptional regulator: MHQLDLFSTSGIPHPEATAAATAPVKVKVKAGSQKAAVVPGAPGKKRGRKSLKELSEDPDLIMELDKLALDKQYYSISEVAAMFKVNTSLIRYWENEFDILQPKKNRKGDRLFRQEDIHHLKLIYHLLRERKYTIEGAKQKLKEDHKLAARNFEMVQALLKVRGFLTELKDQL; the protein is encoded by the coding sequence ATGCACCAGCTAGACCTTTTTTCGACATCTGGTATACCGCATCCTGAAGCAACAGCTGCGGCTACAGCACCAGTTAAAGTAAAAGTAAAGGCAGGCAGCCAGAAAGCTGCAGTAGTTCCCGGTGCACCCGGGAAAAAACGGGGACGTAAATCATTGAAAGAGTTATCGGAAGATCCGGATTTGATTATGGAATTGGATAAATTGGCACTGGATAAGCAGTATTATTCGATAAGTGAAGTGGCTGCCATGTTTAAGGTGAATACTTCATTGATACGCTATTGGGAAAATGAGTTTGACATACTGCAACCCAAAAAAAATCGCAAAGGCGATCGCCTTTTCCGGCAGGAGGATATCCACCATCTCAAACTGATTTATCATTTACTTAGAGAAAGAAAGTATACCATCGAAGGGGCCAAACAAAAGCTGAAGGAAGATCATAAGCTCGCAGCCCGGAACTTTGAAATGGTACAAGCTTTGCTGAAGGTGAGGGGTTTCCTGACGGAACTGAAAGATCAATTATAA